CCTCGGCGGCCGCGCCCTGGGCGGCACGCACCGAGCTCAGCTTGACGACCGAGTACAGCAGCAGCGCGAGCCCGGCCACCTCACCGGCGACGGCGAGGGGCGTGTCGCGCAGTTGGTCGCCGTAGACGCTGACACCGATGAGGACGCTGAACAGCGGATCGAGCGAGGCGACGACGGGCAGCACGACGTTGAGAGGCGCCGCCGCGAACGCCACCTGGTTGAGCGCCAGACCACAGGCAGCGAGCGCGATGAGCACCCACAGCTGCCACGACGTCAGCACCGCGTCGAGACCGAAGAGGTGTGAGATCTGCGTCGTCGACTTCATCAACCCGGCCGTCGTCGCGTAGACGATGGCGACGGACGCTGCGAGCGCCCGGGCACGCATCCGCGGGCGCATCGAGCGCGTGCCGAACACCGCGCCGAGGACGAACAGGCCGCCCACGACGGCGAGGATGATGGCGGGCACGCGACGACCGATGGCCGTCTCTCCGTGTGCGGAGATCGCGTCGGAGACGAGCAGGAACATCACGAGGCCGGCGACGAGCGTCAGCGAATGGAGGATCTCCGAACGTGTCGGGCGTGTGCGCAGCATGACGTGGTTGAGCCCGAGGCTGATGACGAGCGACATGCACAGCACCGGCTGCACGACCGAGAGGCTGCCGTACTTGAGGGCGAGGATCTGGAAGACGACGCACAGCCCGTCGAACACCATGGCGATGGCGAACGTCGGGTTCGCGACCCAGGCCACTGCCGCGGCGCGCAACCCGCGCCGGGGGTGCTTCTCACCGTCTGCTCGCTCGTCGGCCGCCGGCTGCTCCACGGCATGCTGTGCGGCGCGGTGCTTGAACACCGTCGACAGCGCCGCACACGCACTGGAGGCGACAGCCAGCAGCAGGACGAGCAGCATGCGACCTCCGAGCGACGACGTTGTCGGACGCCACGGCATCGGCCTCCCGGCCTCAGGGTACTGGCCGAGGGCGGTCAGGGACGTTCAGGCACGGCGGTGCACGACTGGGAGTTCTGCGAAGGTGTCCAGACCCATCTCGCGCCGCAGAACCTCCGCCGCAACGGCCCGAGCCGGCTCGAGGTCTGCGTCGACGAAGGCCAGGCGCGTGCGGCGCTCGACGAGATCGTCGAGCGTCATGGCACCCTCGTGCCGCACCGCGTGGACGAACTCGGCGACCAGCGTCGACGATCCGGGCACGACGCGCTCGGCGTAGAACGACGATTCGTCGGCGATCGCGGCCACCGACGGGGCCAACGTGCCGTAGCGGCGCACGAGCCGCTCGGGCGCCGCGACGCGAGCGAGGACGTCAGTCGGGGCTGCGCCGAGAAGCGGAAGCTCACGCGTTCGGCACGATGCGATCACGCCTCCGACGCGCCGGGCGACGGCGTCGACGGCGTCCTGCGCCATGCGACGATACGTCGTGAACTTTCCTCCCGTGATGGTGATCGGGGCGCCCGGCTCGTCGAGGAGCAGGTGCTTGCGCGAGGCGTCGGCGGTCGCGCCTTGCCCGCTCGAG
This region of Dermacoccus nishinomiyaensis genomic DNA includes:
- a CDS encoding DMT family transporter codes for the protein MLLVLLLAVASSACAALSTVFKHRAAQHAVEQPAADERADGEKHPRRGLRAAAVAWVANPTFAIAMVFDGLCVVFQILALKYGSLSVVQPVLCMSLVISLGLNHVMLRTRPTRSEILHSLTLVAGLVMFLLVSDAISAHGETAIGRRVPAIILAVVGGLFVLGAVFGTRSMRPRMRARALAASVAIVYATTAGLMKSTTQISHLFGLDAVLTSWQLWVLIALAACGLALNQVAFAAAPLNVVLPVVASLDPLFSVLIGVSVYGDQLRDTPLAVAGEVAGLALLLYSVVKLSSVRAAQGAAAEAELAAAMDGGATPLSMRNE